GATAGCGCACGCAGTAATCGCGCGAGCACAGGAACGAGCCGCCCTTGATGACCATCGGCGTATCGTGCCGGCGCGTCGGCGGCGCGACGGCCGCCGTGTCGCCGTTCGTGTGCGACTGGTGCGGGCCCGTGTATGCGTCCTTGGTCCATTCCCATGCGTTGCCGATCATGTCGTAGAGCCGGAACCCGTTCGCCGCGTAGCAGCCGACCGGCGCGAGCCCCGCATGGCCGTCCTCGGCCGTGTCGAGCACCGGGAACACGCCTTGCCAGTAGTTCGCGGCCGGCTTGCCCTGCGCATCGCGCGGCGCCGCGTCGAGCGACGCATCGTCGCGACCGGCCTTGCCCGCGTATTCCCATTCGGCCTCGGTCGGCAGGTCGCGGCCGAGCCAGCGCGCATACGCGAGCGCATCGCGCTGCGTCACGAGCGTGACGGGCAGGTTGCCGAGCCCGTCGACGCCGCTGCCCGGCCCGCGCGGATGACGCCACGATGCGCCCTTCACCCACGACCACCACGCCAGGTCGCGCGCGTTCATCTCGTCGCGCGTCGGCACATGGAACACGGCCGCCCCATCCTGCTGCTCGGCCTCGGTCACGTAGCCGGTCGCCTGCACGAACGCGGCGAACTGCGCGATCGTCACGTCGGTCTGGTCGATCCAGAACCCGCCGACACGCGTGCGGCCGTCACCGACCGGGCGCTCGTCCGCATAGCCGCGCGTGCTGCCGAACACGAACGCGCCGCCGCGCAAGTGCACCATCCCGGCCTTCGGGTCGTCGCGCCACTTGGCCGGCAGCCCCGAATAGCGCGCGCACTGTCGCTCCGTGCCGAGCGGCGCGAGCGCGCGGCCGTGATTCGCGTCGTCGAATGCATCGCCCGCCGGTGCGACGGGATTCGCATAGCCGGCCGCGAACGCGGCGGCGAACAGCGTGGCG
This window of the Burkholderia lata genome carries:
- a CDS encoding formylglycine-generating enzyme family protein — its product is MRFRFWTIGAALAATLFAAAFAAGYANPVAPAGDAFDDANHGRALAPLGTERQCARYSGLPAKWRDDPKAGMVHLRGGAFVFGSTRGYADERPVGDGRTRVGGFWIDQTDVTIAQFAAFVQATGYVTEAEQQDGAAVFHVPTRDEMNARDLAWWSWVKGASWRHPRGPGSGVDGLGNLPVTLVTQRDALAYARWLGRDLPTEAEWEYAGKAGRDDASLDAAPRDAQGKPAANYWQGVFPVLDTAEDGHAGLAPVGCYAANGFRLYDMIGNAWEWTKDAYTGPHQSHTNGDTAAVAPPTRRHDTPMVIKGGSFLCSRDYCVRYRASSREQQEADLGASHIGFRTILRDAS